A genomic region of uncultured Paludibaculum sp. contains the following coding sequences:
- a CDS encoding TOMM precursor leader peptide-binding protein, translated as MENPRPPSHSRRTILLPNGQPISIAEDGAYFDDAATPLPPAEQPNPFAAYQELAGARLAPAGIELIPIAAATDFLELVLGQQHVTCAAGAGLRVVVTDDYLRPEVAASVAAHPRCLLAKPVGKTLWLGPFFHESSHVCYACLHWWLTLNRYPQNSTLLANAPYAPDHSVAQTPSTEVMAAGWIATSATLLAAGLTIPDLTDGILHFDTVTQRITRSAVVPNGSCPHCAPHTSPAPLASLEGRYTGIVRQQASGSLLGAHVAIGRCLLSYPRHPHIGVIEPQQVGGKGTTPEEARNSLVGEALERYSLVYQGTEPLVRAAGCDIDAIPLNHLLCCASDQTTGLPEADDERPGLYDEHVPRLWAEVRPLAGGPTLYAPADYCYFWPLTLGDGPVCIADSNGCACGPDQASALLSGLLELIERDAVAIWWYNRIPRPALQVESVSDPHLRRMVAQARREGWSASILDITTEFGVSVYVASLRHQQDGRVALGSAADPDPAVAAAKALAEAALVEFWAMRPGPTSSLSRWLASITPERYPQAVPNGEIPLPPPPPDQSTAGHLDRCLRRLQSAGIAAYYLDLTRPETSWPVVRVLAPGLRPLAPHFGPGRLFDAPVRLGWREQPLRREDLEVTPFRL; from the coding sequence GTGGAAAACCCACGCCCGCCGTCCCACAGCCGCCGGACGATTCTTCTCCCCAACGGCCAGCCCATCTCCATCGCTGAGGACGGCGCCTACTTCGACGACGCCGCGACGCCACTCCCGCCAGCAGAACAACCAAACCCCTTTGCCGCCTACCAGGAACTCGCCGGCGCACGCCTCGCCCCCGCCGGCATCGAACTGATCCCCATCGCAGCCGCCACCGACTTTCTGGAGTTGGTCCTGGGCCAACAGCACGTGACATGCGCCGCCGGAGCAGGCCTCCGCGTCGTGGTCACCGACGACTACCTGCGCCCCGAGGTCGCCGCCTCCGTCGCCGCCCATCCACGCTGCCTGCTGGCGAAACCGGTCGGCAAGACCCTCTGGCTCGGCCCGTTCTTTCACGAGTCCTCGCACGTCTGCTACGCCTGCCTCCACTGGTGGCTCACCCTCAATCGCTACCCCCAGAACTCCACGTTGTTGGCAAACGCACCGTATGCGCCCGACCACTCGGTGGCCCAAACTCCCTCCACAGAAGTGATGGCCGCCGGCTGGATCGCCACGTCCGCAACCCTGCTGGCGGCCGGTTTGACCATCCCCGATCTCACCGACGGCATACTCCACTTCGACACCGTCACCCAGCGAATCACCCGCAGCGCCGTCGTCCCCAACGGCTCCTGTCCCCACTGCGCACCGCACACCTCACCCGCGCCGCTCGCCTCCCTCGAAGGCCGCTACACCGGCATCGTCCGCCAACAGGCGTCGGGAAGCCTCCTCGGCGCCCACGTCGCCATTGGCCGTTGCCTCCTCTCCTATCCCCGTCACCCGCACATCGGCGTCATCGAGCCGCAACAGGTCGGAGGAAAGGGGACGACACCCGAAGAGGCCCGCAACTCTCTGGTCGGAGAAGCCCTGGAGCGCTACTCGCTCGTCTACCAGGGCACCGAGCCCCTCGTGAGAGCCGCCGGATGCGACATCGACGCCATCCCTCTCAACCACCTGCTCTGTTGCGCCAGCGACCAAACCACCGGCCTGCCCGAGGCGGACGACGAACGTCCCGGCCTCTACGACGAACATGTGCCCAGGCTGTGGGCCGAGGTTCGGCCGCTCGCCGGCGGACCAACCCTCTATGCGCCGGCCGACTACTGCTATTTCTGGCCGCTCACCCTCGGAGACGGGCCCGTCTGCATCGCGGACTCCAACGGCTGCGCCTGTGGACCCGACCAGGCGTCCGCCCTCCTATCGGGGCTGCTCGAATTGATCGAACGCGACGCCGTCGCCATCTGGTGGTACAACCGCATCCCACGGCCTGCGCTCCAGGTCGAATCGGTCTCGGACCCGCACCTCCGTCGCATGGTCGCCCAGGCCCGCCGTGAGGGTTGGAGCGCCTCCATCCTCGACATCACCACGGAGTTTGGCGTCTCCGTATACGTCGCCTCCCTACGGCATCAACAGGACGGACGCGTCGCCCTGGGCTCCGCCGCCGACCCGGATCCGGCAGTCGCCGCGGCGAAAGCCCTGGCCGAGGCGGCCTTGGTCGAATTCTGGGCGATGCGGCCCGGCCCAACGTCGTCATTGAGCCGTTGGCTCGCCTCGATCACTCCGGAACGCTACCCGCAAGCGGTGCCGAACGGCGAGATCCCCTTGCCACCCCCTCCTCCGGACCAGTCCACCGCCGGTCATCTCGACCGTTGCCTGCGGCGCCTGCAGAGCGCCGGCATCGCGGCGTATTACCTCGACCTGACGCGGCCCGAGACGTCATGGCCCGTCGTGCGCGTCCTCGCGCCGGGCTTGCGGCCCCTCGCGCCCCACTTCGGACCCGGCCGCCTGTTCGATGCCCCAGTCCGGCTCGGCTGGCGCGAACAGCCCCTCCGGCGGGAGGACCTCGAAGTGACACCCTTCCGTCTATAA
- a CDS encoding ECF-type sigma factor, with amino-acid sequence MAEDPSIEITSLLKAIRDGQPTAADRLYAQVYVQLRQMARRHMRGERRDHSLQPSDLIHEAFLRLVQDCERDLNGRRHFFALASTIMRRILVDHARAKRAARRDFNAAIAGALDHNTPDQTIQIDQALERLARINDRQARVVEMRFFGGLTEDEIAEVLGITTRTVKRDWFMARAWLFGELGGQPPNNT; translated from the coding sequence ATGGCCGAGGACCCATCGATCGAAATCACAAGCCTGCTGAAGGCCATCCGCGACGGCCAACCCACGGCGGCCGACCGCCTCTACGCCCAGGTCTACGTGCAGTTGCGCCAGATGGCCCGCCGCCACATGCGCGGCGAACGCAGAGATCACTCCCTCCAGCCCAGTGACCTAATCCACGAGGCCTTCCTCCGCCTCGTCCAGGACTGCGAGCGCGACCTCAACGGCCGGCGCCACTTCTTTGCCCTCGCCTCGACCATCATGCGCCGCATCCTCGTCGACCATGCCCGCGCCAAACGCGCCGCCCGCCGCGACTTCAACGCCGCCATCGCCGGCGCCCTCGACCACAACACCCCCGACCAGACGATCCAGATCGACCAGGCCCTCGAACGCCTCGCCAGAATCAACGACCGCCAGGCCCGCGTCGTCGAAATGCGCTTCTTCGGCGGCCTCACCGAGGACGAAATCGCCGAAGTCCTCGGCATCACCACTCGCACCGTAAAGCGCGACTGGTTCATGGCCCGAGCCTGGCTCTTCGGCGAACTCGGCGGCCAACCACCCAACAACACCTGA